In Chiloscyllium punctatum isolate Juve2018m chromosome 38, sChiPun1.3, whole genome shotgun sequence, a single genomic region encodes these proteins:
- the supv3l1 gene encoding ATP-dependent RNA helicase SUPV3L1, mitochondrial isoform X3 has protein sequence MCSVTTPYEIAVIDEIQMIKDPSRGWAWTRALLGLCAEEIHICGEAAAINLVMELMFDTGEEVEVVSYERLTPMTVLNTALESLDNLRPGDCIVCFSKSDIYSLSRQIETRGLECAVIYGSLPPGTKLAQAKKFNDPDDPCKILIATDAIGMGLNLSIKRIIFNSLVKPSINEKGEKEMDRITTSQALQIAGRAGRFSSAFKEGEVTTMNRDDLPVLQEILSRTVEPIETAGLHPTADQIEMFAYQLPDATLSNLIDIFVSLSQVDGLYFVCNIDDFKFLADMIQHIPLNLRVRYVFCTAPINRKHPFVCTSFLKFARQFSRNEPLTFEWLCRHINWPLVPPKNIKDLVHLEAVHDVLDLYLWLSYRFMDMFPDVNLVREIQIELDSIIQIGVKNITRLIRASDSISTTTAAGAEDASVYGGIWINERTNVENMNSRDQVYIGSRRIRGSKILGYRGEVYKAEIPGDSLSARLVQQGHLTAELLQQLQEEWAASHGLQTSKNATTQEPSKSTSRGLRKKKK, from the exons ATGAAATTGCCGTAATTGATGAAATCCAGATGATCAAAGATCCTTCCAGAGGCTGGGCCTGGACTAGGGCACTATTAG GACTTTGTGCAGAAGAAATCCATATCTGTGGTGAAGCTGCAGCTATTAACTTGGTGATGGAGTTGATGTTTGACACTGGAGAAGAGGTTGAG GTTGTAAGTTATGAGCGACTAACCCCCATGACTGTTCTGAATACTGCACTGGAGTCACTGGATAACTTGCGCCCTGGTGATTGTATTGTTTGCTTCAGTAAAAGTGACATCTACTCACTGAGTCGGCAAATTGAGACTCGCGGACTGGAATGTGCAGTGATTTATGGCAGTCTTCCACCTG GAACAAAATTGGCTCAAGCAAAAAAATTCAATGACCCTGACgatccctgtaagatcctgatCGCTACTGATGCCATTGGAATGGGTTTGAATCT GAGCATAAAACGCATAATTTTCAATTCTCTCGTGAAACCAAGTATCAatgagaaaggagagaaagaaatggaccGGATAACTACGTCACAGGCCCTACAGATTGCTGGCAGAGCTGGCAGATTCAGCTCAGCCTTTAAAGAAGGGGAAGTTACTACAATGAATCGGGATGACCTTCCTGTGCTGCAAGAAATCCTGAGCAGGACCGTCGAACCCATTGAG ACAGCAGGATTGCACCCCACAGCAGACCAGATCGAGATGTTTGCCTACCAGTTGCCAGATGCCACCCTATCAAATCTGATC GACATATTTGTGAGCCTCTCGCAAGTCGATGGACTTTACTTCGTGTGCAATATCGATGATTTCAAGTTCCTGGCTGATATGATTCAGCATATCCCATTGAATCTCCGCGTACGATATGTTTTCTGCACTGCACCAATAAACAGGAAGCATCCCTTTGTCTGCACCTCCTTTTTAAAG TTTGCCAGACAGTTCAGCAGGAATGAGCCACTGACGTTCGAGTGGTTATGTCGACACATTAACTGGCCATTAGTGCCACCGAAAAATATCAAAGACCTTGTACACTTGGAGGCTGTGCACGACGTGTTGGATCTGTACTTATGGTTAAG TTACCGGTTCATGGACATGTTCCCAGATGTGAACCTTGTGCGAGAGATCCAGATCGAGCTGGACAGCATCATACAGATTGGAGTGAAGAACATCACTCGTCTGATCCGTGCTTCGGATTCCATCTCCACAACAACTGCTGCAGGCGCCGAAGATGCTTCTGTTTATGGAGGAATATGGATTAATGAGAGGACAAACGTGGAGAACATGAATTCCAGGGATCAGGTTTACATTGGATCTAGACGGATTAGAGGGTCCAAGATTTTAGGCTACAGAGGAGAGGTTTATAAAGCGGAAATACCTGGTGACTCTTTGAGTGCCAGGCTGGTTCAGCAAGGACATCTGACAGCTGAATTATTGCAGCAGCTTCAGGAGGAGTGGGCAGCCAGCCATGGTCTCCAAACCTCCAAAAATGCCACGACCCAAGAACCGAGTAAATCCACATCCAGAGGATTGAGGAAGAAAAAGAAATAG